A stretch of the Candidatus Nanopelagicales bacterium genome encodes the following:
- a CDS encoding cation diffusion facilitator family transporter, with product MSTEGGMRAVVAALLANLGIAVSKFVAFLFTGSSSMLSEAIHSVADSGNQVLLLIGRRRSEKAPTVRHQFGYGRRRYVYGFIVAIVLFLVGGLFSLYEGWHKWHFPEELNDAWIAFLVLGVAIVLEGLSFRTALKESNKSRGSRSLPRFIRDVRQPELPVILLEDSGALVGLVFALVGVSLAVVTGDGRWDGLGAMAVGVLLVVIAVVLAVEMASMLVGESALPEEDAAIRAALESSELVDRVIHLRTLHVGPDELLVAAKIAVGKDDTGSQIAAGIDSAERALRAAVPSATYVFLEPDLDRLRPGAPGPAGTGSGAPTAD from the coding sequence GTGAGCACCGAGGGCGGGATGCGGGCGGTCGTCGCCGCGCTGCTGGCAAACCTGGGCATCGCGGTCAGCAAGTTCGTCGCGTTCCTGTTCACCGGGTCGTCGTCCATGCTCTCCGAGGCCATCCACTCCGTCGCCGACTCCGGCAACCAGGTGCTGCTGCTCATCGGCCGCCGCCGGTCGGAGAAGGCCCCGACGGTCCGTCACCAGTTCGGCTACGGCCGCCGCCGCTACGTCTACGGCTTCATCGTGGCCATCGTCCTGTTCCTCGTCGGCGGCCTGTTCTCGCTGTACGAGGGCTGGCACAAGTGGCACTTCCCCGAGGAGCTGAACGACGCCTGGATCGCGTTCCTCGTCCTGGGCGTGGCCATCGTCTTGGAGGGGCTGTCGTTCCGGACCGCGCTGAAGGAGTCCAACAAGTCCCGCGGCTCCCGCTCGCTGCCGCGGTTCATCCGGGACGTGCGCCAGCCGGAGCTGCCGGTGATCCTGCTCGAGGACTCCGGGGCCCTGGTCGGCCTGGTGTTCGCCCTGGTGGGCGTCTCCCTCGCGGTGGTCACCGGTGACGGCCGCTGGGACGGCCTCGGGGCCATGGCCGTCGGCGTCCTGCTCGTCGTCATCGCCGTCGTGCTGGCCGTGGAGATGGCCAGCATGCTGGTGGGGGAGAGCGCGCTGCCGGAGGAGGACGCCGCGATCCGCGCGGCGCTGGAGTCCTCCGAGCTGGTCGACCGCGTGATCCACCTGCGCACGCTGCACGTCGGTCCGGACGAGCTGCTGGTGGCCGCCAAGATCGCCGTCGGCAAGGACGACACCGGATCGCAGATCGCCGCCGGGATCGACTCGGCCGAGCGGGCGCTGCGGGCCGCGGTGCCCTCGGCCACGTACGTCTTCCTCGAGCCCGACCTGGACCGACTGCGCCCGGGGGCGCCGGGGCCAGCGGGCACGGGGAGCGGGGCACCGACCGCGGACTGA
- the manA gene encoding mannose-6-phosphate isomerase, class I has protein sequence MYVVDGALKEYAWGRHDGLARWTGRHTAGPQAELWFGAHPSGPSWLRGRPGHLADALSGDGGQFPLLVKLLAAARPLSIQVHPEESLARRMFEARGSAGAPLLADPDEKTEMLVALERFSVLVGFRDPEEAVPLLRALGRPAAAAAEAYAAGDVAGAVAALLRTTDRDRDEALGALASAVARLSEGDAAAMDVVEAAFPGDRGILVALCMRHHELHPGDAVYVPAGTVHAYVHGLAVEVMTSSDNVLRLGLTPKVVAVDEALAAFDPAAVPQLLRVDADEPVHAYRWPGAPFHVTRVRGASTVGDPGRARLVLGVDGRTVVTTGGATHDLAPGSALVALADEPGITVQALGTAFVAEEGDR, from the coding sequence GTGTACGTCGTCGACGGCGCGCTGAAGGAGTACGCGTGGGGCCGGCACGACGGCCTGGCCCGCTGGACCGGCAGGCACACCGCCGGGCCGCAGGCCGAGCTGTGGTTCGGGGCGCACCCGTCCGGCCCGTCCTGGCTGCGCGGGCGGCCCGGTCACCTCGCCGACGCCCTGTCCGGTGACGGGGGGCAGTTCCCCCTGCTGGTGAAGCTGCTCGCTGCGGCCCGGCCGCTGTCGATCCAGGTGCACCCCGAGGAGTCGCTGGCCCGCCGCATGTTCGAGGCCCGGGGGAGCGCCGGGGCACCGCTGCTGGCCGACCCCGACGAGAAGACCGAGATGCTGGTCGCGCTGGAGCGGTTCTCCGTGCTGGTGGGCTTCCGCGACCCGGAGGAGGCGGTCCCGCTGCTGCGCGCCCTCGGCCGGCCCGCGGCCGCCGCCGCGGAGGCCTACGCGGCGGGCGACGTGGCTGGCGCGGTCGCGGCCCTGCTGCGGACCACCGACCGGGACCGCGACGAGGCCCTCGGCGCGCTCGCGTCCGCCGTGGCTCGGTTGTCCGAGGGCGACGCCGCCGCGATGGACGTCGTGGAGGCCGCGTTCCCCGGCGACCGCGGGATCCTGGTCGCGCTGTGCATGCGGCACCACGAACTGCACCCCGGCGACGCGGTCTACGTCCCTGCCGGCACCGTCCATGCCTACGTGCACGGGCTCGCGGTGGAGGTCATGACCTCCTCGGACAACGTCCTGCGCCTGGGGCTGACCCCCAAGGTCGTGGCGGTCGACGAGGCGCTGGCCGCGTTCGACCCGGCGGCGGTCCCCCAGCTGCTCCGCGTCGACGCGGACGAGCCGGTGCACGCCTACCGGTGGCCCGGGGCCCCCTTCCACGTCACCCGCGTCCGCGGCGCCTCCACGGTGGGGGATCCCGGCCGGGCCCGCCTGGTGCTCGGCGTCGACGGGCGGACCGTGGTCACCACCGGGGGCGCGACCCACGACCTGGCGCCGGGGAGCGCCCTGGTGGCGCTGGCCGACGAGCCAGGGATCACGGTGCAGGCGCTGGGCACCGCGTTCGTGGCCGAGGAGGGGGACCGGTGA
- a CDS encoding SIS domain-containing protein: MADDLILDDPTGLEAADDRGLLRSAADAGAQVRRALDPALAPALDRVAADGRPRALVVLAGGAADGTAEALDALLSPRSPVPVHVRDDDRLPGWAGALDLVVVLDGPYPAVAAAAAEAARRGCRLVTVARPRSSLSDLATQAGAPALELPAPTATPPGAAAAGLRRAPGYWGGIVATLRVAVAADLADGEGLDGLADALDEIALACGTGVPLGESPAKGLGLSLAESLPGLWATTPLAGAAAARMAERLAHAAAIPAAVVPVGRPGAERAAALMAGPAAAATDLDDLFRDRVEEPEADVRLRLVLLRDTDDAEDRAGTGLAVVRPVVDIAEARGVPVSELRAESGDALLRLAALVGTGDWAVAYAALSGGRDPDALARQVRARLASG, from the coding sequence GTGGCCGACGACCTGATCCTGGACGACCCCACCGGCCTGGAGGCCGCCGACGACCGGGGCCTGCTCCGCTCGGCGGCGGACGCCGGCGCCCAGGTCCGTCGGGCGCTGGACCCCGCGCTGGCGCCGGCGTTGGACCGCGTCGCGGCGGACGGCCGGCCGCGCGCGCTGGTCGTGCTCGCGGGGGGTGCCGCGGACGGGACCGCCGAGGCGCTGGACGCGCTGCTCTCGCCGCGGTCACCGGTGCCGGTGCACGTCCGCGACGACGACCGGCTGCCCGGCTGGGCCGGGGCGCTGGACCTGGTCGTGGTCCTCGACGGTCCGTACCCGGCGGTGGCGGCGGCTGCCGCGGAGGCCGCCCGGCGCGGCTGCCGACTGGTCACGGTGGCCCGTCCGAGGTCGTCGCTGTCCGACCTGGCCACGCAGGCCGGCGCCCCCGCCCTGGAGCTGCCGGCGCCGACGGCGACACCGCCGGGGGCAGCGGCCGCCGGGCTGCGCCGGGCGCCGGGCTACTGGGGCGGCATCGTCGCCACCCTGCGCGTGGCGGTGGCCGCCGACCTCGCCGACGGCGAGGGCCTCGACGGCCTGGCCGACGCGCTGGACGAGATCGCGCTGGCGTGCGGCACCGGCGTCCCGCTGGGTGAGTCCCCGGCGAAGGGGCTGGGCCTGTCCCTCGCGGAGTCGCTGCCCGGGCTGTGGGCGACCACGCCGCTCGCCGGTGCGGCAGCGGCCCGGATGGCCGAGCGGCTCGCCCACGCGGCCGCCATCCCCGCGGCGGTCGTCCCCGTCGGGCGCCCGGGCGCCGAGCGGGCGGCAGCACTGATGGCCGGCCCTGCCGCGGCGGCGACCGACCTCGACGACCTGTTCCGCGACCGGGTCGAGGAGCCGGAGGCCGACGTGCGGCTGCGGCTCGTCCTGCTCCGCGACACCGACGACGCGGAGGACCGCGCGGGCACCGGGCTGGCGGTCGTGCGTCCGGTCGTCGACATCGCCGAGGCGCGGGGGGTTCCCGTGTCGGAGCTGCGTGCGGAGTCGGGGGACGCCCTGCTGCGGCTGGCCGCCCTGGTGGGCACCGGCGACTGGGCGGTCGCCTACGCGGCGCTCTCCGGCGGCCGCGACCCGGACGCCCTGGCTCGCCAGGTCCGCGCCCGGCTGGCGTCGGGCTGA
- a CDS encoding Trm112 family protein, with product MTDSGTAAGGGGTGPLGLDPALLEILACPCDRHAEVAADEVAGALVCTVCATSFPVRDGIPVMLLDEATPGPGGIGVPLPGDPGGKG from the coding sequence GTGACGGACTCGGGTACGGCAGCGGGTGGTGGCGGGACCGGTCCGCTGGGCCTGGACCCCGCCCTGCTGGAGATCCTCGCCTGCCCGTGCGACCGGCACGCCGAGGTCGCCGCGGACGAGGTGGCCGGCGCGCTGGTGTGCACCGTGTGCGCCACGTCGTTCCCGGTGCGGGACGGCATCCCGGTGATGCTCCTCGATGAGGCCACTCCGGGTCCGGGCGGCATCGGCGTGCCGCTGCCCGGCGATCCCGGCGGCAAGGGCTGA